A portion of the Coturnix japonica isolate 7356 chromosome 4, Coturnix japonica 2.1, whole genome shotgun sequence genome contains these proteins:
- the F9 gene encoding coagulation factor IX, with amino-acid sequence MAKIPLILSFCLLEAFLGAESTVFIENKEASTVLSRTRRGNSNRLEEFIAGNLERECIEEKCSFEEAREVFENTEKTMEFWKIYIDGDQCNSNPCKNGAACKDGVSSYECMCPPGYGGRNCEIDSTCATKNGGCEHFCRHDPPQKAVCSCASGYKLHEDGKSCKPTVPYPCGRITAPEMNGKVTRTENTIERWNITAHDEDDDHVEELDITEPPSTPTAPAKIVPITKNDTRVVGGYDSVKGQLPWQVHLVDSSGLGFCGGSIINEKWVVTAAHCLKPGDNVTAVAGEYNTKEDDHTEQWRQVVKILPYPAYNRTRNKHHNDIALLELDQPLTFNSYVTPICIGSRDFTNNLLSNGPGTVSGWGSMLYRGRSATILQVLTVPFVDRVTCLKSSSTTILQSMFCAGYTAGGKDTCGGDSGGPYTNSIGETWFLTGVTSWGEECAKPGKYGIYTKVAKYVKWIRETTRLT; translated from the exons TCTTCATTGAGAACAAAGAGGCGAGCACAGTTCTGAGCAGGACAAGGCGAGGCAATTCAAACAGACTGGAAGAGTTTATTGCTGGGAACCTCGAGAGAGAATgcatagaagaaaaatgcagcttcGAAGAAGCCCGAGAAGTGTttgagaacacagaaaaaaca atgGAATTCTGGAAAATATACATTG ATGGAGATCAGTGTAACTCCAATCCATGCAAAAATGGAGCCGCTTGCAAGGACGGAGTAAGCTCCTATGAGTGCATGTGCCCACCTGGGTATGGAGGCAGGAACTGCGAGATAG acTCTACCTGTGCTACGAAAAATGGGGGCTGCGAGCACTTCTGCAGGCATGACCCTCCACAGAAGGCTGTGTGCTCCTGCGCCAGTGGCTACAAGCTTCATGAAGATGGAAAGTCCTGTAAACCTACAG TGCCATATCCCTGCGGGAGGATCACAGCTCCGGAGATGAACGGAAAGGTCACCCGCACTGAAAACACCATTGAGCGCTGGAACATCACCGCCCATGATGAGGATGATGATCACGTCGAAGAGCTCGACATCACAGAGCCACCCTCCACCCCCACCGCCCCTGCCAAGATCGTGCCGATAACTAAGAATGACACCCGGGTGGTCGGGGGATACGACAGTGTGAAGGGCCAGCTGCCATGGCAG GTTCACCTGGTGGACAGCAGCGGTTTGGGCTTCTGCGGAGGGTCCATTATCAATGAGAAATGGGTGGTGACAGCAGCGCACTGCCTGAAGCCAGGGGACAACGTCACAGCTGTGGCAG GTGAATACAACACAAAGGAGGATGACCACACAGAGCAGTGGCGGCAGGTGGTTAAAATCCTTCCTTACCCCGCCTACAACCGCACCAGGAACAAGCACCACAACGACATCGCTCTCCTGGAGCTGGACCAGCCGCTCACCTTCAACAGTTACGTCACCCCCATCTGTATCGGCAGCCGGGATTTCACCAACAACCTACTGAGCAATGGGCCGGGCACGGTGAGCGGCTGGGGCAGCATGCTGTACCGCGGCCGCTCCGCCACCATCCTGCAGGTGCTCACAGTGCCCTTCGTGGACCGGGTGACCTGCCTGAAGAGCTCATCCACCACCATCCTGCAGAGCATGTTCTGTGCTGGATACACGGCCGGGGGGAAGGACACGTGTGGGGGGGACAGCGGTGGGCCCTACACCAACAGCATCGGGGAGACCTGGTTTCTGACGGGGGTCACCAGCTGGGGTGAGGAGTGCGCCAAGCCGGGCAAGTATGGCATCTACACCAAGGTCGCCAAGTACGTGAAGTGGATCAGGGAAACCACAAGGCTCACCTAA